One genomic region from Ammospiza nelsoni isolate bAmmNel1 chromosome 13, bAmmNel1.pri, whole genome shotgun sequence encodes:
- the IRX3 gene encoding iroquois-class homeodomain protein IRX-3 encodes MSFPQLGYQYIRPLYPAERPGSGGSRGGAELAPSGTLSNVLSSMYGAPYAAAAAAQGYGAFLPYAAELPIFPQLGAQYELKESPGVQHAAFPPHHPAFYPYGQYQFGDPSRPKNATRESTSTLKAWLNEHRKNPYPTKGEKIMLAIITKMTLTQVSTWFANARRRLKKENKMTWAPRSRTDEEGNSYGSDHEGEEDKREDEEEIDLENIDTENIESNKDELEDDLQDADLLHSDSKTDSEGSEGFEDLPGSEERYDKASEGEPHHLRHHLHHHHHHHHHHKCELPATAAPVGPEPLKPPLPPPPPHLSPPSSASSSAASSPTDGALAGSLPKPKIWSLAETATSPDNPRKSPGGGSPPAAAPQPLPLPTPPPHRLVSSCPLGKFPNWTNRAFPAHHHHPPHPLALLNTPHLLGLGAASAAPPAAAFPRPADQAQSAEPVGADRSSALEVEKKLLKTAFQPVQRRPQNQLDAAMVLSALSSS; translated from the exons ATGTCTTTCCCCCAGCTGGGCTACCAGTACATCAGGCCGCTGTACCCGGCGGAGCGCCCGGGGAGCGGCGGCTCCCGCGGCGGCGCCGAGCTGGCCCCGTCCGGGACCCTCTCCAACGTGCTCTCCTCCATGTACGGCGCGCCCtacgccgccgccgccgccgcccagGGCTACGGAGCCTTCCTGCCCTACGCCGCAGAGCTGCCCATCTTCCCCCAGCTG GGCGCCCAGTACGAGCTGAAGGAGAGCCCGGGGGTACAGCACGCCGCCTTCCCCCCCCACCACCCTGCCTTCTATCCCTACGGGCAGTACCAGTTCGGGGACCCGTCGCGGCCCAAGAACGCCACTCGGGAAAGCACCAGCACCCTCAAGGCCTGGCTCAACGAGCACCGGAAAAATCCCTACCCCACCAAGGGCGAGAAGATCATGCTGGCCATCATCACCAAAATGACCCTCACCCAGGTCTCCACCTGGTTCGCCAACGCGCGGCGGCGGCTCAAGAAGGAGAACAAAATGACCTGGGCCCCCCGCAGCAGGACGGACGAGGAGGGCAACTCCTACGGGAGCGACCACGAGGGGGAAGAGGACAAGagggaggacgaggaggagaTCGACCTCGAGAACATCGACACAGAGAATATCGAAAGCAACAAGGACGAGCTCGAGGACGATCTACAGGATGCCGACCTCCTGCACTCTGACTCCAAAACGGACTCGGAGGGATCCGAAGGCTTTGAGGACCTGCCCGGCTCCGAGGAGCGCTACGACAAGGCCTCCGAGGGGGAGCCGCACCACCTCCGCCACCACctgcaccaccaccaccatcaccaccaccaccacaagTGCGAGCTGCCGGCCACGGCCGCGCCCGTGGGCCCGGAGCCCCTCaagccgccgctcccgccgccgccgccccacCTCTCGCCCCCCTCGTCTGCCTCTTCCTCCGCCGCCTCCTCCCCGACGGACGGCGCTTTGGCCGGCTCCTTGCCGAAACCCAAGATCTGGTCGCTGGCCGAGACCGCCACCAGCCCGGACAACCCCCGCAAGTCTCCCGGAGGCGGCTCTCCGCCGGCGGCCGCCCCccagccgctgccgctgcccaCCCCGCCGCCCCACAGACTCGTCTCCTCCTGCCCCCTGGGCAAGTTCCCCAACTGGACCAACCGCGCATTCCCggcccaccaccaccaccccccgCACCCGCTGGCCTTACTGAACACTCCCcacctgctggggctgggggccgcctccgccgccccccccgccgccgccttcCCGCGGCCCGCGGACCAGGCGCAGAGCGCGGAGCCCGTCGGAGCAG ATCGATCTAGTGCCTTGGAAGTAGAGAAAAAGTTACTAAAGACAGCTTTCCAGCCAGTGCAGAGGCG GCCCCAGAACCAACTTGACGCCGCTATGGTTCTATCGGCGCTCTCATCATCATAG